ATGATTCTGTTTTCCCATGACTAAAGCACGAATAGACGATTCCGTAGTGTTTATTGTCCACTGGAACCATATCAATAATCCATATAAGCTGTCAGTTCATCATAGTGACGGATTATATAATTACAAGCCTTATGCATCTGGCTGTTGGGGGGCACATCATTTACAGTGAAAACACACCAAGCTAACAAAGACTGCCAGACTATTTCTGCATTCGATTTCCAGTAGACAATCTTATCCGCACCGATAAGGCACAATTCCTTGATTTGGTCTTCCACCCCATAAATGCTTCTGGAAAGAGAAGCAAGACCTAAATTTGATAAAAGTACATTTTCAGTCTTTGCCCGTTCGAATTCACGACTAGCATGGGCGGAGCAGCGACACACCACTCTGCCTGTCTTGGCTATCCAGTCATAGCTCTGGCAGCCGTCACATAAAATCAGGTTTCCCCTCCGTAAGCACTCAATAGCATCCACCCTCTTAAAAATCAAGAAGATGAACTTTTGAGCAATTAAAAAGTTAACAATTTATAATGTATTACACAGCCATTGACATAGGAACAAGGTCGTCATAATTCTCATTCCCGTCCAGCAAAAGCTTAATTGTTGTTGCGATATAGCCACGGGCATTAAGACCTACATTCTTGCAGGTTTCAATAAGAGTGAAAAATGTCAGTGCTGTTTCAACGCCCTCTTCAATACTAAAAAACAATGAATTTTTTCGATGTATTGTAAAAGGTCAGATGGTTCTTTCAACAAGCATATTATCTATGGTATACCGACCATCCTTCCTGTAATTTTGAAGCTCTTCCCAGCCGTTGATCATATAACTGAGTGACTTCCTCATCATCTCACCATAATGTTTCCGTTTACTGTTCAACAGTTTCATCGCCCTTTCATATATGGAAGTTAAAATGCGAGTCACATCATCCTGACTTCGTCGTTTCTTTATCTCGTGAGGCTTTAACCGTTTCAGGATGCATTCAGCTTCTACCATATACAATTCACCTATTTTCTGGACAAACTATTCGGCATTCGCATCCTTGTTTACCTCCTAGGTCATAGCAAACTTATTGCGCACATGCACCCAACAGAGAATTAACTCATATTGGGGAAGTACTTCACATAACGGATTATTTTTTTGGGGGTCCATTAATATCATGGATTGGCTTTTCCAGATCATTTTTTGTAAAATAGTCTTCATCTGTACCACTTTGACCGACAATCCTCCGTCTTGATATCAACTGCATAGGGAACAGGCTTACCGTTAAGATTACATCCTTTAATGTAGAGTCTTCTCGTCCAATAGTAACTCCATAATAGCCCTACAGAGGTCCTCAAACTGCGTACCATTGAGGGCAGAAAG
The nucleotide sequence above comes from Bacteroides caccae. Encoded proteins:
- a CDS encoding IS66 family transposase, encoding MDAIECLRRGNLILCDGCQSYDWIAKTGRVVCRCSAHASREFERAKTENVLLSNLGLASLSRSIYGVEDQIKELCLIGADKIVYWKSNAEIVWQSLLAWCVFTVNDVPPNSQMHKACNYIIRHYDELTAYMDY
- a CDS encoding IS66 family transposase, with protein sequence MGELYMVEAECILKRLKPHEIKKRRSQDDVTRILTSIYERAMKLLNSKRKHYGEMMRKSLSYMINGWEELQNYRKDGRYTIDNMLVERTI